A region from the Benincasa hispida cultivar B227 chromosome 8, ASM972705v1, whole genome shotgun sequence genome encodes:
- the LOC120083621 gene encoding uncharacterized protein LOC120083621 — protein sequence MELNEDLGFGENPFNGSLKRHCSSHLIMETNRVMRREGDDHEDESNGSCGFHREILFPTMNTTCQPPTNNNNCNVFSPNSTSYYSNDNVLDVVEILDVHRHHHLTVMAERKLRRMISNRESARRSRMRKKKQIEELQYQVGQLEVSNRQLSEKLIQVVECNQQILHENAELKRKVSSLQIILTDFLTPLRNCEDAFGNSIIKNRRDEPNSS from the exons ATGGAGTTGAATGAAGATTTGGGATTTGGTGAAAATCCATTTAATGGAAGCTTGAAAAGGCATTGTTCTTCACATTTGATCATGGAAACAAATAGGGTGATGAGAAGAGAAGGTGATGATCATGAAGATGAATCAAATGGTTCTTGTGGTTTCCATAGAGAAATATTGTTCCCTACTATGAACACTACTTGCCAACCCCctaccaacaacaacaactgtaatgTCTTCTCTCCCAATTCCACCTCTTACTATAGCAACGATAACGTTTTGGATGTCGTTGAAATTCTCGACGTTCATCGTCATCATCATCTGACTGTAATGGCCGAGAGGAAACTAAGAAGAATGATATCAAATCGAGAATCTGCAAGGAGGTCGCGAATGAGAAAAAAGAAGCAAATTGAAGAGTTGCAATACCAG GTAGGACAATTGGAAGTTTCGAACCGACAATTATCGGAAAAACTAATACAGGTGGTAGAATGCAACCAACAAATCTTGCATGAGAATGCAGAACTGAAACGAAAAGTTTCTTCACTTCAAATTATTCTAACCGATTTCTTGACTCCATTGAGAAATTGTGAAGATGCTTTTGGGAACTCAATTATTAAAAATCGAAGAGATGAACCAAATTCCTCCTAG